Proteins encoded in a region of the Zea mays cultivar B73 chromosome 2, Zm-B73-REFERENCE-NAM-5.0, whole genome shotgun sequence genome:
- the LOC100382918 gene encoding uncharacterized protein LOC100382918, with protein sequence MAAEGSGVQETFEARVKRLFGSRLFDAVPDSSFPTASWSVAAGDVERHRWSKPSEARDAEEEAAGEAGRGDTPCVSAFYDANGCLRGRRRRSRQEEFEGNLDDLDEDEEEDSERERNAAEQDEEEGVRVNIGLDPTLDREEEEDKYDREAFGREEAADRVYMHDIMDAGINMSINSIVPDLLDDSIEEVYRFRKDPRADMRAASARLREDGSTKDCDSHCPTQAKDFPSVVHTKKAVEEDNVKPILKRKESQADLKPRKRVRFDANVKDSELDTFEHDEDSPTVPQSMDVITEVESTSTLSASPGVPDYVRNPSKYTRYNLDVPESNDGSNRTALADMHDLLARSYPNMIHSETPVEIPSSVTFIPRKKSVDTMAVDEGPRAIDSNSSAIGMVAGASDEPDQCEMDEDDSKSPSMPQMHTNSKASSRRYRSSRTDDDE encoded by the exons ATGGCGGCCGAGGGCAGCGGCGTCCAAGAGACGTTCGAGGCGCGGGTGAAGCGCCTGTTCGGGTCCCGCCTCTTCGACGCCGTCCCGGACTCCTCCTTCCCGACGGCCTCCTGGTCCGTGGCCGCGGGCGACGTCGAGCGCCACCGTTGGTCGAAGCCGTCGGAGGCCCGCGACGCGGAGGAGGAGGCAGCGGGGGAGGCCGGCCGCGGGGACACGCCCTGCGTCTCCGCGTTCTACGACGCCAACGGGTGCCTTCGTGGCCGGAGGCGCAGGTCCAGGCAGGAGGAGTTCGAGGGGAACCTCGACGACCTAGATGAAGACGAGGAGGAGGACAGCGAGAGGGAGAGGAATGCGGCAGAACAGGACGAGGAGGAGGGGGTTAGAGTTAACATCGGCCTCGACCCCACTCTGGATCGGGAG GAAGAGGAGGACAAGTATGACAGAGAGGCCTTTGGCAGAGAGGAGGCTGCTGACCGTGTGTACATGCATGATATAATGGATGCCGGCATAAACATGAGCATCAACAGTATAGTCCCTGACCTCCTTGATGATTCCATTGAAGAGGTGTACCGTTTTAGGAAGGATCCTCGTGCAGATATGAGGGCAGCATCTGCAAGACTCAGAGAAGATGGTTCTACTAAAGATTGTGATTCTCACTGTCCCACTCAAGCCAAGGATTTCCCCAGTGTAGTTCATACAAAGAAAGCTGTGGAGGAAGACAATGTAAAACCTATACTGAAGAGGAAGGAGTCACAAGCTGATTTAAAACCAAGGAAACGTGTCAGGTTTGATGCTAATGTTAAGGATAGTGAGTTAGATACGTTTGAACATGACGAAGATTCTCCAACGGTTCCTCAATCCATGGATGTAATCACTGAGGTGGAGAGCACATCTACTTTGTCTGCATCTCCTGGGGTCCCTGACTATGTAAGGAACCCTTCAAAGTACACCCGATACAATCTGGATGTACCAGAGTCTAATGATGGCTCGAACAGGACAGCTCTTGCTGACATGCATGATCTGTTAGCGAGATCATACCCAAACATGATACATTCTGAGACGCCTGTTGAGATTCCTAGCTCAGTCACATTCATCCCTCGCAAGAAGTCAGTGGATACCATGGCAGTGGATGAGGGCCCCAGAGCTATTGATTCTAACTCCTCTGCAATTGGAATGGTAGCAGGCGCCTCAGATGAACCTGATCAATGTGAGATGGATGAAGATGACAGTAAATCACCGTCAATGCCACAGATGCATACAAACTCAAAGGCGAGCTCCCGGCGTTACAGGTCAAGCAGAACAGATGATGATGAGTGA
- the LOC103646543 gene encoding trihelix transcription factor ASR3 isoform X2, protein MSNAGEARGVGTGRGSRLPRWTRQEILVLIEGKRVVERSGRGRGRGRVRGGEGAGAGGAAAKPTKWAAVAEYCRRHGVDRGPVQCRKRWSNLAGDYKKIREWERGYAARKEASFWAMRNDARRERRLPGFFDQEVYDILEGRGAGNAAALEDAEAKEEEEVKAKAVLHTGRGIQGGGLFSSSEDEDDQEDDAATPSPTPTPTPAPAPAPAAVVVPIPGEQAVPFFARASSLSVHVTEKTDDVLPRQASSEQGTSKEKQPEQITEDSPAAQCGQKRQRSDDNASGRAATNLQGQLVEILDRSSQMVAAQLEAQNMNSRLDREQRKDQVSSLLGVLGKVADALYRIADKL, encoded by the exons ATGTCGAACGCCGGCGAGGCCAGAGGCGTGGGGACGGGCCGCGGGTCGCGGCTACCGCGGTGGACGCGGCAGGAGATACTGGTGCTCATCGAGGGGAAGCGGGTGGTGGAGAGGAGCGGCCGTGGCCGCGGCCGCGGCCGGGTACGGGGAGGAgagggcgccggcgccggcggagCGGCTGCAAAGCCGACCAAGTGGGCGGCGGTGGCGGAGTACTGCCGGCGCCACGGCGTGGACCGCGGCCCCGTGCAGTGCCGCAAGCGCTGGAGCAACCTCGCCGGGGACTACAAGAAGATCAGGGAGTGGGAGCGCGGCTACGCGGCCAGGAAGGAGGCCTCCTTCTGGGCCATGCGCAACGACGCGCGCCGCGAGAGGCGCCTCCCGGGCTTCTTCGACCAGGAGGTCTACGACATCCTCGAGGGCCGCGGCGCCGGGAATGCGGCGGCGCTGGAGGACGCGGAGgccaaggaggaggaggaggtcaaGGCGAAGGCGGTGCTCCACACTGGCCGCGGGATCCAAGGGGGCGGCCTCTTCTCCTCGTCTGAGGACGAGGATGACCAAGAAGACGACGCGGCCACGCCAAGTCCGACGCCGACACCGacaccggcgccggcgccggcgccggctgcGGTGGTCGTGCCGATCCCCGGAGAGCAAGCTGTCCCGTTCTTCGCGCGTGCCTCCTCTCTTTCAGTGCATG TTACAGAGAAGACGGATGACGTGCTGCCCAGGCAAGCGAGCTCCGAGCAAG GCACATCAAAAGAAAAGCAGCCGGAGCAGATCACCGAGGACTCGCCAGCGGCGCAGTGCGGGCAGAAGAGGCAGCGCAGCGATGACAATGCCTCCGGAAGAGCCGCGACCAACCTGCAGGGGCAGCTGGTTGAAATCCTAGACCGGAGCAGCCAGATGGTGGCAGCGCAGCTAGAGGCGCAGAACATGAACAGCCGACTGGATAGGGAGCAGAGGAAGGATCAGGTGAGCAGCCTGCTTGGTGTGCTTGGCAAGGTGGCTGATGCCCTCTACAGAATTGCTGATAAGCTATAG
- the LOC103646543 gene encoding trihelix transcription factor ASR3 isoform X1, translated as MSNAGEARGVGTGRGSRLPRWTRQEILVLIEGKRVVERSGRGRGRGRVRGGEGAGAGGAAAKPTKWAAVAEYCRRHGVDRGPVQCRKRWSNLAGDYKKIREWERGYAARKEASFWAMRNDARRERRLPGFFDQEVYDILEGRGAGNAAALEDAEAKEEEEVKAKAVLHTGRGIQGGGLFSSSEDEDDQEDDAATPSPTPTPTPAPAPAPAAVVVPIPGEQAVPFFARASSLSVHVTEKTDDVLPRQASSEQAGTSKEKQPEQITEDSPAAQCGQKRQRSDDNASGRAATNLQGQLVEILDRSSQMVAAQLEAQNMNSRLDREQRKDQVSSLLGVLGKVADALYRIADKL; from the exons ATGTCGAACGCCGGCGAGGCCAGAGGCGTGGGGACGGGCCGCGGGTCGCGGCTACCGCGGTGGACGCGGCAGGAGATACTGGTGCTCATCGAGGGGAAGCGGGTGGTGGAGAGGAGCGGCCGTGGCCGCGGCCGCGGCCGGGTACGGGGAGGAgagggcgccggcgccggcggagCGGCTGCAAAGCCGACCAAGTGGGCGGCGGTGGCGGAGTACTGCCGGCGCCACGGCGTGGACCGCGGCCCCGTGCAGTGCCGCAAGCGCTGGAGCAACCTCGCCGGGGACTACAAGAAGATCAGGGAGTGGGAGCGCGGCTACGCGGCCAGGAAGGAGGCCTCCTTCTGGGCCATGCGCAACGACGCGCGCCGCGAGAGGCGCCTCCCGGGCTTCTTCGACCAGGAGGTCTACGACATCCTCGAGGGCCGCGGCGCCGGGAATGCGGCGGCGCTGGAGGACGCGGAGgccaaggaggaggaggaggtcaaGGCGAAGGCGGTGCTCCACACTGGCCGCGGGATCCAAGGGGGCGGCCTCTTCTCCTCGTCTGAGGACGAGGATGACCAAGAAGACGACGCGGCCACGCCAAGTCCGACGCCGACACCGacaccggcgccggcgccggcgccggctgcGGTGGTCGTGCCGATCCCCGGAGAGCAAGCTGTCCCGTTCTTCGCGCGTGCCTCCTCTCTTTCAGTGCATG TTACAGAGAAGACGGATGACGTGCTGCCCAGGCAAGCGAGCTCCGAGCAAG CAGGCACATCAAAAGAAAAGCAGCCGGAGCAGATCACCGAGGACTCGCCAGCGGCGCAGTGCGGGCAGAAGAGGCAGCGCAGCGATGACAATGCCTCCGGAAGAGCCGCGACCAACCTGCAGGGGCAGCTGGTTGAAATCCTAGACCGGAGCAGCCAGATGGTGGCAGCGCAGCTAGAGGCGCAGAACATGAACAGCCGACTGGATAGGGAGCAGAGGAAGGATCAGGTGAGCAGCCTGCTTGGTGTGCTTGGCAAGGTGGCTGATGCCCTCTACAGAATTGCTGATAAGCTATAG